The Fusobacterium necrophorum subsp. necrophorum genome has a window encoding:
- a CDS encoding conjugal transfer protein produces the protein MDKNEVLQSQENQTKNVMQEIQEEYTKTADFLEEHTDQQLNIAEELKDEMKNKDFDANIEELKALKEEITGLKEEIKRLNEMENIGLSSLIVRDIKNVGNTLINLQEKAVGSIKHLYDNMKHQLSYNLTKAQEKFVQMKIGIVKGLVNSMQDFIKDQQKKLDSCLEKLDNLSKEIQKDEEKLGKDNLNKEKTLIEKREQSINEKESQKEQTEKKPSVLKKLKENQQKIKKEEKVRAVKITKKDKGMEI, from the coding sequence ATGGATAAGAACGAAGTATTACAATCACAGGAAAATCAAACAAAAAATGTTATGCAGGAGATTCAAGAGGAATATACCAAAACAGCGGACTTCTTAGAAGAACATACCGATCAGCAGCTTAATATAGCAGAGGAACTCAAAGATGAGATGAAAAATAAGGACTTTGATGCAAATATTGAAGAGTTAAAAGCACTCAAAGAAGAAATCACAGGACTTAAAGAAGAAATCAAACGATTAAATGAAATGGAAAATATAGGGTTAAGCTCACTGATTGTGCGAGATATCAAGAATGTAGGCAATACCCTTATTAATTTACAGGAAAAAGCCGTTGGAAGTATCAAACATCTGTATGACAATATGAAACATCAGCTTTCCTATAACCTTACCAAAGCACAGGAAAAATTTGTACAGATGAAAATAGGAATTGTAAAAGGATTGGTAAACTCCATGCAGGATTTTATTAAGGATCAACAAAAGAAACTGGATAGTTGCCTTGAAAAATTAGATAATCTATCCAAAGAAATCCAAAAAGATGAAGAAAAATTAGGGAAAGACAATCTGAATAAAGAGAAAACCCTGATAGAAAAAAGGGAACAAAGCATAAATGAAAAAGAAAGTCAAAAGGAACAGACAGAGAAAAAACCGTCTGTACTTAAAAAATTAAAAGAAAATCAGCAAAAAATCAAGAAGGAAGAAAAAGTAAGGGCTGTAAAGATAACTAAAAAAGATAAGGGAATGGAAATATAG
- a CDS encoding IS5 family transposase, with product MNKQLNLSILTDELLSVKTKKKEFLKQIDQIIPWEEWIELIKPFYYKAERGNKPYEIELMLRLYILQNLYNLSDMATVAEVIDSRSFSEFCYITSSNQVPDGDTLGRFRHLLEQNNLQQQFFGQVVDRLRNQGLLLKKGTIVDSTIISSPSSTKNQSKQRDKEAHQTKKGNNWYFGYKAHIGVDAKNGLVHSVKVSAANVHDVTMVPELLTGEEKEVYGDSGYLGAERREEARKRNKKGQKINYKINKRRSQSREKSARSKGQIKRREREKSSIRSKVEHVFGIIKARFGYRKTRYKGLKKQEAKLNILCSLANLLIAQRRSLSA from the coding sequence ATGAACAAACAACTAAATCTATCCATTCTTACAGACGAACTTCTAAGTGTCAAAACAAAGAAAAAAGAATTTCTCAAGCAAATCGATCAAATCATCCCTTGGGAAGAATGGATAGAACTCATTAAACCCTTCTATTACAAAGCAGAACGTGGAAACAAACCCTACGAAATAGAATTGATGCTACGACTCTATATCCTACAGAACCTGTATAACCTCTCGGACATGGCAACCGTTGCGGAAGTCATCGACAGCAGATCCTTCTCGGAGTTTTGCTACATCACTTCCAGCAACCAAGTTCCTGATGGAGATACTCTAGGCAGATTCCGTCATCTTCTTGAGCAAAACAATCTACAGCAACAATTCTTTGGACAGGTAGTAGATCGTCTTCGTAACCAAGGACTCCTTCTCAAAAAAGGAACCATAGTAGACTCCACTATCATCTCCTCTCCCTCCTCCACAAAAAACCAAAGTAAACAAAGAGACAAGGAGGCACATCAAACAAAGAAAGGAAACAATTGGTACTTCGGATACAAAGCCCATATAGGGGTAGATGCTAAAAACGGTTTGGTACACAGCGTGAAAGTAAGTGCAGCGAACGTACACGATGTAACGATGGTGCCGGAGTTATTAACAGGAGAAGAAAAAGAAGTCTATGGAGATAGCGGTTATTTGGGGGCAGAGCGACGGGAGGAAGCAAGAAAGAGAAACAAAAAAGGACAAAAGATCAACTACAAAATCAACAAGAGACGTTCACAGAGCAGGGAGAAGAGTGCGAGATCGAAAGGACAGATCAAACGAAGAGAGAGGGAGAAATCATCAATTCGATCCAAAGTAGAACATGTCTTTGGGATCATCAAAGCAAGGTTTGGCTATCGAAAGACGAGATATAAAGGACTTAAGAAACAGGAGGCGAAGCTAAATATCCTGTGTAGCTTGGCGAATCTATTGATCGCACAGAGGCGGAGCCTGAGTGCTTAA
- a CDS encoding DNA topoisomerase 3 — protein MRTLVISEKPSVAISISKVLGATKKKDGYYEGNGYIVSWCIGHLIQMSNPERYDEKYAKWNIEDLPIIPKDYKYEVAKATKKQFNILKKLMNDKDVEFVINVCDAGREGESIFRLVYSEAHCKKKMKRFWISSMEDSAIKEGFDNLKEGKDYDNLFESAQARAIADWLVGMNLSRLYSCLYKQNYSVGRVQTPTLAMIVKRDDEIANFKKEKYYTVELSMDGFILSTDGIDDEIAAEQLLNLVGDRIEITDVIQKEKITKPDLPYDLTTLQRECNKYFGYSAKQTLDYAQSLYEKKLITYPRTDSRYLTTDMITSMINNILGQNDFDTQRIKVIFNSSKVTDHHAIIPTVSSMSEDLSSIPESEAKVYRLIFNKLHASVGYPLIENTTKIVAIFDGFEFTSSGKVIIDEGFTKYLKEYKSKKNEDMELPDVSIGDVLSIENKEIKEKYTKPPKHFTENTLLKSMELAGNKALEKRVEVERKGLGTPATRAGIIENLIYKGFIQRDKKNLIATHKGISLVTIVADRFKSAETTAQWEMQLSEIAQGKSSKEEFLKTIEHEIKNELSRYKKE, from the coding sequence ATGCGAACTTTGGTAATAAGTGAAAAACCGAGTGTGGCAATAAGCATATCAAAGGTGCTTGGAGCAACGAAAAAGAAAGATGGATATTATGAGGGGAACGGATATATAGTTTCTTGGTGCATTGGACATTTGATTCAGATGTCCAATCCTGAAAGATATGATGAAAAGTATGCAAAGTGGAATATAGAAGATTTACCGATTATTCCAAAGGACTATAAGTATGAAGTAGCAAAGGCAACCAAGAAGCAGTTTAACATCCTTAAAAAGCTGATGAATGATAAGGATGTAGAATTTGTAATCAATGTTTGCGATGCAGGACGTGAGGGAGAAAGTATTTTTAGACTGGTATATAGTGAGGCTCATTGTAAAAAGAAAATGAAACGTTTTTGGATTTCATCTATGGAAGACAGTGCCATTAAAGAGGGATTTGATAATCTAAAAGAAGGAAAGGACTATGATAATCTCTTTGAATCGGCACAGGCAAGAGCGATAGCAGATTGGCTTGTCGGAATGAATTTGAGCAGACTTTATTCTTGCCTTTACAAGCAGAATTACTCTGTTGGCAGAGTGCAGACACCGACTCTTGCCATGATTGTAAAACGAGATGACGAGATAGCAAATTTCAAGAAAGAGAAATACTATACCGTAGAGCTATCTATGGACGGTTTTATACTTTCCACAGACGGAATTGATGATGAAATAGCAGCTGAGCAGCTCTTAAATTTAGTAGGCGATAGGATTGAAATTACCGATGTCATTCAGAAAGAAAAAATCACAAAGCCCGACTTACCCTATGACTTAACTACGCTCCAAAGAGAGTGTAATAAGTATTTTGGATATAGTGCAAAGCAAACCCTTGATTATGCTCAAAGTCTGTATGAGAAAAAACTTATTACTTATCCGAGAACGGACAGCAGATACCTTACAACAGATATGATTACAAGTATGATAAACAACATATTGGGACAAAATGACTTTGATACACAGCGTATTAAGGTCATTTTTAATTCAAGCAAGGTAACGGATCATCATGCTATTATACCGACAGTAAGTTCAATGAGTGAAGATTTATCGAGTATTCCAGAGAGTGAAGCAAAAGTGTATAGGCTTATTTTTAATAAGCTACACGCAAGTGTAGGTTATCCTTTAATCGAGAATACTACTAAGATTGTAGCAATTTTTGACGGCTTTGAATTTACAAGTTCAGGAAAAGTCATTATAGATGAAGGCTTTACAAAATATCTTAAAGAATACAAATCCAAGAAGAATGAGGATATGGAGCTTCCTGATGTAAGTATTGGAGATGTTTTAAGCATTGAAAATAAAGAGATTAAAGAAAAATATACTAAGCCTCCAAAACACTTTACAGAAAACACCCTATTAAAAAGCATGGAATTGGCAGGAAATAAAGCACTTGAAAAAAGGGTAGAGGTCGAACGAAAAGGACTTGGCACACCGGCAACTCGTGCAGGGATTATAGAAAATCTAATTTACAAAGGCTTTATTCAAAGAGATAAGAAAAATTTGATTGCAACGCATAAAGGAATCAGCCTTGTAACGATAGTAGCTGATAGATTTAAATCAGCAGAAACTACCGCACAGTGGGAAATGCAGCTGTCGGAGATTGCACAGGGAAAGTCTTCAAAGGAAGAATTTTTAAAAACAATAGAGCATGAGATAAAAAATGAATTATCCCGATATAAAAAGGAGTAG